A single genomic interval of Camelina sativa cultivar DH55 chromosome 11, Cs, whole genome shotgun sequence harbors:
- the LOC104724373 gene encoding uncharacterized protein LOC104724373 → MSEGYAIELYFDPALENQVLKAWNVFARRQISTKLINTESRPHITLFSTSLFDSTRLESVIKSFVSKQEPISISFSTIGSFSSDNNLLFLSPTPSLSLLQLQTQLCDTLKKESVEIGEDYRVDSWVPCCPVALDVPKSRMAEAFSVLRDLKLPVNGYGMEIGLVEFSPVREVFSFPLGNTLES, encoded by the coding sequence ATGTCAGAAGGCTACGCAATCGAGCTGTACTTCGACCCAGCACTCGAGAACCAAGTTCTGAAAGCTTGGAACGTCTTCGCTCGCCGTCAAATCAGCACCAAACTGATCAACACCGAGTCTCGTCCACACATAACACTCTTCTCCACCTCTCTCTTCGACTCGACTCGGCTCGAATCCGTCATCAAAAGCTTCGTATCGAAGCAAGAACCAATCTCGATCTCGTTCTCCACCATAGGCAGCTTCTCTAGCGACAACAACTTGCTCTTCCTATCTCCGACGCCGTCTCTTTCGCTTCTTCAGCTGCAGACTCAGCTATGTGATACGTTGAAGAAAGAGTCTGTTGAGATTGGTGAAGATTACCGTGTTGATTCTTGGGTTCCGTGTTGTCCTGTGGCTCTCGATGTTCCCAAGTCGCGTATGGCTGAggctttctctgttttgagagatttgaagcTTCCGGTGAATGGTTATGGTATGGAGATTGGTCTTGTTGAGTTTTCTCCTGTTCGTGAAGTCTTCTCATTTCCTCTTGGTAACACTTTGGAGTCTTGA
- the LOC104728389 gene encoding protein ALTERED XYLOGLUCAN 4-like, with the protein MITTFSTSNLNQDCDLSKGQWIPHEGGSLYSNSTCPTISDSKNCLKHGRPNRDFLFWRWKPEGCKLPRFNPKAFLDLVRGKKMSFIGDSVARNHMESLLCLLSMEETPKDIYKDAEDRNRIWYFRDHDFTLSTSWTKFLVAGFERTRANKTGTGIYDIDVDKIDEQWAKDLPNTDIAIVSAGHWFFRPIYIHRGDETIGCIFCNLPNMTQISLKEGFKLVFSAAFTHINGCHNCKDNLVTVLRTYSPSHFENGTWNTGGACGRSIPLRVNEIDQKSSDMELRTSQIEQLEEIKRVSLRKRKFAVLDVTRVMLTRPDGHPDSYWGNKWMKGFNDCTHWCLPGPIDAWSEVLMALLRQRL; encoded by the exons ATGATCACAACGTTCTCTACGTCGAACCTCAACCAA gACTGTGACTTGTCTAAAGGACAATGGATTCCACACGAAGGAGGGTCGCTGTACTCAAACTCTACCTGTCCTACAATATCCGACTCGAAAAACTGCTTAAAACATGGGAGACCAAACAGAGATTTCTTGTTCTGGAGATGGAAACCTGAAGGCTGTAAACTTCCGAGATTCAATCCCAAAGCTTTTCTTGATCTCGTTCGCGGCAAAAAGATGAGTTTCATTGGTGATTCTGTGGCCAGAAACCACATGGAGTCTCTTCTCTGCCTCTTGTCAATG GAAGAAACTCCGAAAGATATCTACAAGGATGCAGAAGACAGAAACAGGATATGGTACTTTCGAGACCATGACTTCACTCTATCTACCTCATGGACTAAGTTTCTAGTGGCGGGATTCGAGAGGACTCGCGCTAACAAGACCGGAACAGGAATTTATGATATAGATGTCGACAAGATCGATGAGCAATGGGCGAAGGATCTGCCAAATACAGACATTGCCATTGTTTCAGCTGGTCATTGGTTTTTCAGACCAATATACATACATAGAGGAGATGAGACAATAGGTTGCATCTTCTGTAACTTACCAAACATGACTCAGATtagcttgaaagaagggtttaAGCTAGTTTTCTCAGCTGCTTTTACGCACATCAATGGATGTCATAACTGCAAAGACAACTTAGTGACAGTTCTCAGGACATATTCGCCGTCCCATTTTGAGAATGGGACTTGGAACACTGGAGGAGCTTGCGGGAGGTCGATCCCATTAAGGGTAAATGAAATCGACCAGAAGAGTAGCGATATGGAACTCAGAACATCTCAGATAGAGCAGCTTGAAGAGATTAAACGTGTCAGCTTAAGAAAGAGGAAGTTTGCGGTTTTGGATGTGACTAGGGTTATGCTAACGAGACCAGACGGGCACCCGGATTCTTACTGGGGAAATAAATGGATGAAAGGTTTCAATGACTGTACTCACTGGTGCTTGCCCGGACCAATCGATGCCTGGAGCGAGGTTCTCATGGCGTTACTTAGACAACGCTTGTAA
- the LOC104724374 gene encoding receptor-like protein 12, producing MYIKDLQRLWWLDISNNRIKGKVPELLWNLPSMAYVNLSHNSFDSLEGTPKVILNSSISELDLSSNVFKGSFPIIPPYVHIMAASYNYFTGGIPLTFCKRYKLSLLDLSNNNFSGSIPRCLTNVSLGLQALKLSNNNLTGRLPDIKDRLVLLDVGHNQISGKLPRSLVNCTTLKFLNVEGNRIDDTFPFWLKALPRLEIIVLRSNRFHGPISSHDEISLSFSALRIIDISRNSFNGSLPQNYFSNWSVPLVTIPQGYRWPQYTGDEHSKYETPLWSYPSIHLRIKGRSMELGKIPDTYTAIDFSGNSFEGQIPESLGFLKSLIVLDLSNNSFTGHIPSSLSKLKQLESLDLSQNRIAGSIPQELRDLTFLGYVNMSHNRLTGQIPQSTQIGGQPKSSFEGNINLCGLPLQERCFKGNGAPSTPQIQETELPKEEHVLNWKAAAIGSGPGVLFGLAIGQALARYKPILFHKLFRL from the coding sequence ATGTATATTAAGGACCTACAAAGGTTATGGTGGTTAGACATTTCAAATAACAGAATCAAAGGAAAAGTGCCTGAGTTGTTATGGAATTTGCCTTCTATGGCCTATGTAAATCTCTCTCACAACTCCTTCGATTCCTTGGAAGGTACGCCAAAAGTAATCCTTAATTCGTCGATTTCAGAGTTAGATTTGAGTTCAAATGTCTTTAAAGGATCATTTCCTATTATTCCACCTTACGTCCACATCATGGCTGCATCATATAATTATTTCACTGGAGGCATACCTCTTACATTCTGCAAAAGATATAAACTGAGTCTCCTTGATCtatcaaacaacaacttcagTGGCTCAATTCCAAGATGCTTGACAAATGTATCACTAGGACTACAAGCGTTGAAACTCAGCAACAACAACCTCACTGGGAGACTTCCGGACATAAAAGACCGCTTAGTACTACTTGATGTTGGCCACAACCAAATAAGTGGGAAGCTTCCAAGGTCACTTGTAAACTGCACAACCCTAAAGTTTCTAAATGTGGAAGGAAACCGCATCGACGACACTTTCCCTTTCTGGTTGAAGGCTTTGCCGCGTCTTGAAATCATTGTTCTGAGATCAAACAGATTCCATGGTCCCATATCTTCTCATGATGAGATCTCTCTTTCATTTAGTGCACTGCGGATCATTGACATATCTCGTAACAGCTTCAACGGGAGCCTGCCACAAAATTACTTTTCGAATTGGAGTGTACCTTTGGTTACTATCCCACAAGGCTATCGTTGGCCACAATACACAGGAGATGAACACTCTAAATACGAGACCCCACTTTGGTCTTACCCTTCCATTCATTTGAGAATCAAAGGACGAAGCATGGAGTTGGGAAAGATCCCAGACACATACACAGCAATTGATTTCTCAGGGAACAGTTTTGAAGGGCAGATTCCGGAGTCACTAGGTTTCTTGAAATCGTTGATTGTTCTGGACTTATCTAACAACTCTTTCACAGGTCATATTCCATCTTCTTTGTCCAAACTCAAACAACTCGAGTCATTGGATCTATCTCAAAACCGAATCGCTGGAAGTATTCCTCAAGAGCTAAGGGACCTCACGTTCTTGGGATATGTTAACATGTCACATAATAGACTCACCGGCCAAATACCACAGAGTACACAGATTGGAGGGCAACCTAAATCCTCATTTGAAGGGAATATCAATCTTTGTGGTCTTCCTCTTCAAGAGAGATGTTTCAAGGGAAATGGAGCACCATCAACACCACAGATACAAGAGACAGAACTGCCAAAAGAAGAGCACGTGTTGAACTGGAAAGCAGCTGCAATAGGCTCTGGACCCGGAGTGTTGTTTGGATTGGCGATTGGGCAAGCCCTTGCTCGATACAAACCGATCTTGTTCCATAAGTTGTTTCGCCTTTGa